The following coding sequences are from one Anolis sagrei isolate rAnoSag1 chromosome 6, rAnoSag1.mat, whole genome shotgun sequence window:
- the LOC132778252 gene encoding keratin, type I cytoskeletal 24-like, translating to MSLRISTASRRISSIAGGNSGIKLLGSGGSGMHGYGGGSLAALGSGCGGSVCGGFGGAGFGSGGGYGSGVSFSTGGSGFGGGSGFGGGSGFGGGSGFGGGAGFGGGAGFGSASMPGGNYGGNYRTSSAMASSSGFGTGDSIFLAGAEKETMQNLNNRLANYLEKVRSLEEANSELELKIRHWYEKNGPGAPGVVRDYTKYHQIIEDLRNKIVNTTIDNANVVLQIDNARLAADDFRLKFENELFLRQSVESDINGLRRVLDELTMNRSDLEAQLESLTEELAYLKKNHEEEINMLKSTSTGDVTVEMNAAPGIDLTKLLNDMRSQYEDLAEQNRREAEEQFHKMSQPLQQQIYDDAGAVNSARNELIELKRSFQSLDIELQSLLAKKASLEGTLTETEANYSSQLHQLQLQVSNLEEQLQQIRSETECQNSEYQQLLGIKTRLEMEIETYRRLLDGENFHSYDTKVHIREPSKTRVVKTIVEEVVDGKVVSSQVKSVEERATK from the exons ATGTCTCTTAGGATCTCTACTGCATCCAGGAGAATCTCTTCCATTGCCGGAGGTAATAGTGGCATCAAGTTGTTGGGCAGTGGAGGAAGCGGCATGCATGGCTATGGAGGGGGTTCTCTGGCAGCACTTGGCAGTGGTTGCGGAGGGAGTGTGTGCGGTGGCTTTGGCGGAGCAGGCTTTGGAAGTGGAGGTGGGtatgggagtggagtgagctttaGCACTGGAGGATCCGGCTTTGGTGGAGGATCTGGCTTTGGTGGAGGATCTGGTTTTGGTGGAGGGTCTGGCTTTGGTGGAGGAGCTGGCTTTGGTGGAGGAGCTGGCTTTGGTAGCGCTTCTATGCCAGGTGGCAACTATGGAGGAAACTATCGTACCAGTTCCGCTATGGCTTCAAGTAGTGGCTTTGGAACTGGTGACAGTATCTTTTTGGCTGGTGCTGAAAAGGAAACCATGCAGAACCTTAACAACCGCTTGGCAAACTACTTGGAAAAAGTGCGCTCTCTGGAAGAAGCCAATTCCGAACTTGAGCTTAAAATCCGCCATTGGTATGAAAAAAATGGACCAGGAGCTCCCGGAGTGGTCCGTGACTACACCAAATATCATCAGATCATTGAAGACCTTCGCAATAAG ATAGTCAATACAACAATTGACAATGCCAATGTAGTCTTACAGATTGACAATGCCAGGCTTGCTGCTGATGATTTCCGCCTCAA ATTTGAAAATGAGCTCTTCCTCCGTCAGAGTGTTGAATCTGACATTAATGGTCTGCGTAGAGTTCTTGATGAACTGACCATGAACCGTTCTGACCTGGAAGCTCAGCTTGAAAGCCTGACAGAGGAACTGGCATACTTGAAGAAGAATCACGAGGAG GAAATCAACATGCTGAAGAGTACCAGCACAGGTGATGTCACTGTAGAGATGAACGCAGCTCCAGGGATAGACTTGACTAAGCTACTGAATGACATGAGATCGCAATATGAAGACCTTGCAGAACAGAACCGCAGAGAGGCTGAAGAACAATTCCACAAAATG AGCCAACCGTTACAGCAGCAGATCTATGATGATGCCGGTGCTGTAAACTCAGCCAGGAATGAGTTAATTGAACTCAAGCGCTCCTTCCAGTCATTAGACATTGAACTACAGTCCCTTTTGGCAAAG AAAGCTTCTCTGGAAGGTACCCTAACAGAAACTGAAGCCAACTACAGCAGTCAGCTTCACCAGTTACAACTTCAAGTCAGCAACCTCGAGGAGCAGCTACAGCAAATCCGGTCTGAAACAGAGTGCCAAAATTCAGAGTACCAACAACTTTTGGGCATCAAAACCCGACTGGAAATGGAAATTGAAACATATAGGCGCCTGCTAGATGGGGAAAA TTTCCACTCTTATGATACAAAAGTTCACATCAGAG AACCCTCCAAAACCAGGGTGGTGAAAACCATAGTGGAAGAAGTGGTGGATGGCAAAGTCGTCTCCTCTCAAGTGAAATCAGTCGAAGAAAGGGCAACAAAGTGA